From Scomber scombrus chromosome 13, fScoSco1.1, whole genome shotgun sequence, a single genomic window includes:
- the zic2a gene encoding LOW QUALITY PROTEIN: zinc finger protein ZIC 2a (The sequence of the model RefSeq protein was modified relative to this genomic sequence to represent the inferred CDS: inserted 1 base in 1 codon) encodes MLLDAGHQFPGLGVGSFARHHSASEMQERDLSLAQNSFVDSAHMGAFKLNHDLSPGQSSAFSTQAPGYPAAALGAHAAHVTSYASSPFNSTRDFLFRSRGFGESSPASSQHTIFGPTTGSLHHSHTDTQGHILFPGIHDQHGSHGSPNVLNGQMRLGLPGEVFGRSDQYHQVSSPRTDPYSAAQLHNQYGSMNMNMGMNMAAHHHPGAFFRYMRQQCIKQELICKWIDPEQLSNPKKCCNKTFSTMHELVTHVSVEHVGGPEQSNHICFWEDCPRESKPFKAKYKLVNHIRVHTGEKPFPCPFPGCGKVFARSXNLKIHKRTHTGEKPFQCEFEGCDRRFANSSDRKKHMHVHTSDKPYLCKMCDKSYTHPSSLRKHMKVHEAAPPPSDSSPAASSGYESSTPPGLVSPTTETQSNTTLSPASAVHNTTSHSGLSSNFSEWYV; translated from the exons ATGTTATTGGATGCTGGTCACCAGTTTCCCGGACTGGGAGTGGGCTCATTTGCCAGGCATCACTCAGCGAGCGAGATGCAGGAGAGAGACTTGAGTTTGGCACAAAATAGCTTTGTAGACTCCGCACACATGGGTGCATTTAAGCTGAACCACGATCTCTCTCCGGGACAGAGCTCTGCCTTCTCCACCCAGGCGCCGGGTTACCCCGCTGCGGCTCTGGGGGCTCACGCCGCCCATGTCACGTCGTATGCAAGCTCTCCTTTCAACTCCACCAGGGACTTTCTCTTTCGTAGTCGGGGTTTTGGTGAATCCTCACCGGCGAGCAGCCAACATACTATTTTTGGCCCCACGACGGGATCCCTTCATCACTCCCACACAGACACTCAAGGCCACATTCTATTCCCCGGGATCCATGATCAACATGGGTCCCACGGATCCCCAAATGTCCTGAATGGGCAAATGAGGCTCGGACTACCGGGAGAAGTATTCGGACGGTCCGACCAGTACCACCAGGTATCCAGCCCAAGGACCGACCCGTACTCCGCGGCGCAGCTCCACAACCAATACGGCTCCATGAATATGAACATGGGGATGAACATGGCAGCCCACCACCACCCCGGTGCCTTTTTCCGCTACATGAGGCAGCAGTGCATCAAACAGGAGCTCATCTGCAAGTGGATCGACCCCGAGCAGCTCAGCAACCCAAAAAAGTGTTGCAACAAAACTTTTAGCACCATGCACGAGTTGGTCACGCACGTCTCAGTGGAGCATGTCGGTGGACCGGAGCAGTCCAACCACATCTGTTTCTGGGAGGATTGCCCCCGGGAGAGCAAACCGTTCAAAGCGAAATACAAACTGGTGAATCACATTCGGGTGCACACCGGCGAGAAACCTTTTCCTTGTCCGTTCCCAGGCTGTGGAAAGGTCTTCGCACGGT GAAACTTGAAGATACACAAGcgaacacacacag GAGAGAAGCCGTTCCAGTGTGAGTTTGAAGGGTGCGACAGACGGTTTGCAAACAGCAGCGACCGAAAGAAACACATGCATGTTCACACGTCGGACAAGCCTTATCTCTGCAAAATGTGTGACAAGTCCTACACACACCCCAGCTCTCTACGAAAACACATGAAG GTCCATGAAGCCGCCCCACCACCATCAGACTCATCACCAGCAGCCAGCTCCGGTTATGAATCCTCTACGCCTCCAGGGCTGGTGTCTCCCACCACCGAGACCCAAAGCAACACCACCCTGTCTCCAGCCTCAGCTGTGCACAACACCACCAGCCACAGTGGCCTATCCTCCAATTTCAGTGAATGGTATGTTTAG
- the zic5 gene encoding zinc finger protein ZIC 5, protein MEPPLSKRNPAIRLADLAATQPLPHQNMTGFPGLGGHHPLSHHAHLHPGELGNDPGVALTPFGPEHMAQTNALKLSPSQHIQSHHEAQTAASFTSAQTTVGFPVAHPHSGYSSSRDFILRRELSASAMHALGDQHSSASSPHHHGMFISPTGAYGHTESGAHSLFTGLHDQGSPGAHHHALNGQMRLGIPGDIYGRPEHFGHRPEHYGPSSLHSYNSMNLNVNIASAPHGAAGAFLRYMRQPIKQELICKWIDQEQNQKKPCSKTYSTMHELVNHVTVEHVGGPEQSSHVCFWEECPREGKAFKAKYKLINHIRVHTGEKPFPCPFPGCGKVFARSENLKIHKRTHTGEKPFKCEFDGCDRKFANSSDRKKHSHVHTSDKPYYCKVRGCDKSYTHPSSLRKHMKVHCKSPPPPSTNVTYISSTNPLGDPLSPNSEAHRNRSANLSPQVTNLNEWYVCQGSGGPNHLHTPSSDVPTSDSDDEDSFRNSDPRTML, encoded by the exons ATGGAACCCCCTTTAAGCAAGAGGAATCCGGCGATAAGATTAGCGGATTTGGCAGCGACTCAACCCCTTCCTCATCAGAATATGACAGGCTTCCCGGGGCTAGGGGGGCATCACCCTCTCTCCCACCATGCCCACCTCCACCCTGGGGAGCTGGGCAACGACCCCGGAGTGGCACTCACTCCATTTGGACCAGAGCACATGGCACAGACAAATGCTCTCAAACTTAGCCCATCTCAGCACATTCAGAGCCATCACGAAGCCCAGACCGCGGCATCTTTCACTTCTGCTCAGACCACAGTTGGTTTCCCCGTGGCTCACCCCCACTCAGGCTACTCAAGCAGCAGGGACTTCATCCTCAGGAGAGAACTCTCAGCCTCTGCTATGCATGCACTTGGCGACCAGCATAGTTCCGCCTCCTCCCCTCATCACCATGGCATGTTCATCTCCCCAACAGGTGCTTATGGGCACACGGAAAGTGGGGCCCATTCACTTTTCACTGGACTTCACGACCAAGGGTCCCCAGGTGCCCATCACCATGCCCTCAATGGACAGATGCGCCTGGGTATACCGGGGGACATCTACGGCAGGCCAGAGCACTTCGGGCACAGGCCAGAGCACTATGGACCCTCCTCTCTCCACAGCTACAACTCCATGAACCTTAATGTGAACATCGCTTCTGCTCCTCACGGAGCGGCTGGGGCGTTTTTAAGATACATGCGGCAGCCCATAAAGCAAGAGCTAATCTGCAAATGGATTGACCAAGAGCAAAATCAAAAAAAGCCCTGCTCTAAAACTTACAGCACAATGCACGAACTGGTCAATCACGTCACGGTGGAGCATGTCGGGGGACCGGAGCAGAGCTCCCACGTCTGTTTTTGGGAGGAATGTCCACGGGAAGGAAAAGCTTTCAAAGCGAAGTACAAACTGATAAATCACATCCGAGTTCATACGGGAGAAAAGCCCTTCCCGTGTCCTTTCCCGGGATGTGGAAAAGTGTTCGCTCGATCGGAGAATTTGAAGATTCACAAGAGGACTCACACAG GAGAGAAACCCTTCAAGTGCGAGTTTGACGGCTGTGACAGAAAATTCGCCAACAGCAGTGACCGGAAGAAGCACTCTCACGTCCACACCAGTGACAAGCCTTACTACTGCAAGGTCCGCGGCTGTGACAAATCCTACACGCACCCGAGTTCACTGCGGAAGCACATGAAAGTGCACTGCAAGTCCCCGCCGCCCCCTTCCACCAACGTCACCTACATTTCCTCCACAAACCCTCTCGGAGATCCTCTTTCGCCCAACTCCGAGGCGCACAGGAACCGCTCGGCGAACCTCTCCCCTCAGGTCACCAATCTCAACGAGTGGTATGTGTGCCAGGGGAGCGGAGGGCCCAACCACCTCCATACCCCTTCCAGCGATGTGCCAACGTCAGATTCAGACGACGAGGACTCTTTCAGAAATTCAGACCCAAGGACAATGCTCTGA